GTCCGAACAGGCTGCATCAGCAGAAGAAGTCTCTTCGTCGATGGAACAGATGAGTGCGAATATTCAACAGAATACAGATAATGCGGCGCAGACAAAATCCATTGCCATGCAGGCCTCTGAAAATGCTATGGAGGGTGAAGAGGCCGTTAGGAAAACAGTCATCGCCATGAAACAAATTGCTCAGAAAATATCGATTATTGAGGAAATTGCAAGGAATACAAATCTTCTGGCTTTGAATGCGGCCATAGAAGCAGCCCGTGCAGGCGAGCATGGTAAGGGTTTTGCCGTTGTTGCCTCAGAAGTCAGAAAACTGGCAGAACGGAGTCAGGTCGCTGCGGCAGAAATCAGTGAACTTTCAATTTCCAGTGTCAATATTGCAGAAAGGGCCGGTGAAATGTTGACTATCATGCTGCCCAATATTCAAAAAACATCCGAGCTGATTCAGGAAATATATCTGTCCAGTGACGAACAAAGAGTCGGTGCTGAACAAATCAATCAGGCTTTATTGCAGCTGGATTCTGTCACTCAGCTGAATGCGAGCAATTCTGAGCAGATGGCTGCCATGGCAGAAGAGTTGACAGCCCAGGCTTTCAGCTTGAACAACTCTATTTCCTATTTTAAGATCTCAAAATTAGAGCCTGTCGGAGACCGGCCAAAACTGCTGAAAAAGTAGCTTGCCCCTCAAATGCATATGACAAGGTTATCGGTATAATCATATCGATAACAATATATTGACATAGTCGCTGTTTTCTGTCATGATGGGACTGGATCAATCCGAGGTACCATCATGAAGGATAAAAAAACTATCACCATATGTATGGGGAGCTCTTGTTTCTCCCGGGGAAATAATCATAATCTGCAGATTATCCAGGACTATATAAAAGATAGAGATTCTGCGGATATATTCCTGTCTGGTGCCCTGTGTCATGAACAGTGCAGCAGGGGGCCTGTCCTGTATCTGGGG
This is a stretch of genomic DNA from Oceanispirochaeta sp.. It encodes these proteins:
- a CDS encoding (2Fe-2S) ferredoxin domain-containing protein, producing the protein MKDKKTITICMGSSCFSRGNNHNLQIIQDYIKDRDSADIFLSGALCHEQCSRGPVLYLGDTMLSFVDSSEILDLLETYLKE